In Chelonia mydas isolate rCheMyd1 chromosome 18, rCheMyd1.pri.v2, whole genome shotgun sequence, a single genomic region encodes these proteins:
- the LOC102937619 gene encoding chloride channel protein ClC-Kb, translating into MATAGSWRVRREHQAAQEAERILVLEESWRPWPRTRRTIRGCLECVKRQLFRVGDDWYFLFFLGLIMALISFAMDFTVSRVSNAHKWLYQELGDHLLLKYLSWTMYPVALSAFSTGFSQSITPHSGGSGIPELKTILTGVMLEEYLAIKNFGAKVVGLTCTLACGSTIFLGKVGPFVHLSSMIAAYLGKIRMSVVGEYENKSKQTEMLVAAAAVGVATVFGAPISGVLFSIEVMSSHFAVRDYWRGFFSATCGAFMFRLLAVFNSEQETITALFKTNFKIDFPFDLPETFFFMVLGGICGVLSCAYLFCQRWLLGYVRRNMITAKLLATNKPIYSSLVALLLASITFPPSLGHFMASRLSMKEHLTSLFDNQTWGLLSQNASLARPPQVDPENLWIEWWEPRITIYGSLALFLVMKFWMLILATTMPMPAGYFMPLFVYGAAIGRLVGEAVAFLFPHGIQSDGVVNTITPGGYALAGAAAFSGSVTHTLSTALLAFEVTGQIAHILPVILAVLVANAIAQKFQPSFYDGTIIVKKLPYLPRIRSRHIGSFRVTTDQFMNTHFAVLAKGASFEEILSVVTSTDDLEYPIVESTESLMLVGMVQRAELIRYLQAHDEAKLSPQEPGEKPRSNGTLWDDCTIEPITLQLSPRTSLHQAHTLFELLSMQRVFVTSLGRLVGAISRREMKKAIEDLANPKTLK; encoded by the exons ATGGCGacagcagggtcctggagggTGCGGAGGGAGCACCAGGCTGCTCAGGAGGCAGAGAGGATTCTCGTGCTAGAAGAAAGCTGGAGGCCCTGGCCCAGAACACGCAGGACAATCCGAG GCTGCCTGGAGTGTGTGAAGCGCCAGCTGTTCCGTGTCGGTGATGACTGGTACTTCCTCTTTTTCCTGGGGTTGATAATGGCGCTGATCAGTTTCGCCATGGATTTCACCGTCTCCAGGGTATCGAATG CACACAAGTGGCTTTACCAGGAGCTCGGGGATCACTTACTGCTGAAATACCTGTCCTGGACGATGTACCCGGTTGCCCTGTCCGCCTTCTCCACTGGCTTCTCTCAGAGCATCACTCCACACTCGGGAG GCTCTGGCATCCCGGAGCTCAAGACCATTCTCACCGGAGTCATGCTGGAGGAGTACCTGGCCATTAAAAACTTTGGAGCCAAAGTGGTGGGGCTGACCTGCACCCTCGCATGTGGGAGCACCATATTCCTCGGCAAAGTC ggCCCCTTTGTGCACCTCTCCAGCATGATCGCAGCGTATTTAGGAAAGATCCGAATGTCTGTCGTTGGGGAGTATGAG AACAAAAGCAAGCAGACGGAGATGCTGGTGGCAGCCGCTGCTGTGGGAGTCGCAACCGTCTTCGGGGCTCCCATTAGCG GGGTCCTGTTCAGCATTGAGGTGATGTCATCCCACTTTGCGGTCAGGGACTATTGGAGGggcttcttctctgccacctgcGGAGCCTTCATGTTCCGCCTGCTCGCCGTCTTCAACAGTGAACAAG AAACCATCACTGCTCTATTCAAGACCAATTTTAAGATTGATTTCCCCTTTGATCTCCCAGAGACGTTCTTCTTCATGGTGCTCGG GGGGATCTGTGGGGTTCTAAGCTGTGCGTATCTCTTCTGTCAGCGCTGGCTCCTGGGATACGTCCGGAGGAACATGATCACTGCCAAGCTGCTGGCTACAAA CAAGCCCATTTATTCCTCCCTGGTGGCCCTCCTGCTCGCCTCCATCACAttccctcccagcctggggcacTTCATGGCATCCAGG CTCAGCATGAAGGAGCACCTCACCTCCCTCTTCGACAACCAGACGTGGGGCCTTCTGTCCCAGAACGCATCGCTGGCCAGGCCTCCTCAAGTCGACCCTGAAAACCTGTGGATTGAGTGGTGGGAGCCCAGAATCACCATCTATGGCAGCCTGGCGCTGTTCCTGGTGATGAAG TTCTGGATGCTGATCTTGGCCACCACCATGCCTATGCCAGCTGGATACTTCATGCCGCTCTTTGTATACG GCGCTGCAATCGGGCGTTTGGTGGGGGAAGCGGTCgcctttctcttcccccatgGTATCCAGTCGGACGGTGTAGTTAACACCATCACTCCAGGAGGCTACGCACTGGCAG GGGCGGCAGCGTTTTCGGGCTCGGTCACCCACACCCTATCCACTGCCCTGCTGGCCTTTGAAGTGACTGGGCAGATTGCCCATATCCTGCCCGTCATCCTGGCTGTGCTGGTTGCCAACGCGATAGCCCAGAAGTTCCAGCCCTCCTTCTACGACGGCACCATCATCGTGAAGAAGTTGCCCTATCTGCCCCGGATCAGGAGCCGACACATCGG CTCCTTCAGGGTGACCACTGACCAGTTCATGAACACCCACTTTGCAGTCCTGGCCAAGGGCGCCAGCTTTGAGGAGATCCTCAGTGTTGTGACCTCTACCGACGACCTGGAGTACCCCATTGTGGAGAGCACAG AGTCTTTGATGCTGGTGGGCATGGTGCAAAGAGCTGAGCTGATCAGGTACCTCCAGGCCCATGATGAAGCCAAGCTGTCCCCCCAGGAGCCAGGGGAGAAG CCTCGCTCCAACGGGACGCTGTGGGACGACTGCACCATCGAGCCAATAACCCTCCAGCTGTCACCTCGGACATCTCTGCACCAG GCTCACACCCTGTTTGAACTGCTGAGCATGCAGCGTGTCTTCGTCACCTCCTTGGGGCGGCTCGTCGGGGCCATCTCTCGGCGCGAG ATGAAGAAGGCGATTGAAGACCTGGCAAATCCGAAGACGCTGAAGTGA